Proteins encoded together in one Vitis vinifera cultivar Pinot Noir 40024 chromosome 4, ASM3070453v1 window:
- the LOC100241950 gene encoding AAA-ATPase At3g50940: MNNAINFFSETKLASAKTVFSTAASLLATAMVFRSVLQDFLPYEAQQIFCSGIRRLFNRFSPQMTMVIDEFDGIAYNQIFEAAETYLGSKVCSSQRLRVSRPAKERKFNINVERDQEIVDVFRGVKFRWLLICIKTESRSIYNPRDFNSTIRSEVRSFELSFHKKHLDMVLNSYFPYILKESVSLIQEKKTLKLFTVDFEKMFGKMSDAWSSISLDHPSTFDTIAMDSELKSKILEDLKRFVRRRDYYKKVGKAWKRGYLLYGPPGTGKSSLIAAIANYLNFDIYDLELTELRCNSELRRLLLATANRSILVVEDIDCTIQLQDRSAESQVMNPRSFQFEKQVTLSGLLNFIDGLWSSCGDERIIIFTTNHKDKLDPALLRPGRMDMHIHMSYCTPYGFKILAANYLGIINHYLFSYIENLIQTTEVTPAEVAEHLLQSDEPEKALRDLIKFLEVKKEEARVQKEKEELEEEEEEEEEEEEEEEAKPEKELELQQGGSVGENDEVMMMNKRMPQLGFTLGDG, from the exons ATGAATAACGCAATCAACTTTTTCTCTGAAACCAAATTGGCCTCCGCCAAGACGGTGTTCTCCACCGCTGCCTCTCTCCTCGCCACCGCTATGGTGTTCCGAAGCGTCCTCCAAGATTTCTTGCCTTACGAAGCCCAGCAAATTTTTTGTTCTGGAATTCGACGCTTGTTCAATCGCTTCTCCCCACAGATGACCATGGTGATCGACGAGTTCGATGGCATCGCTTACAACCAAATCTTCGAGGCTGCCGAGACCTACTTGGGCAGCAAAGTCTGCTCCTCCCAGAGGCTGAGAGTGAGCAGGCCGGCCAAGGAGCGCAAATTCAACATCAACGTGGAGCGTGATCAAGAGATCGTCGACGTGTTTCGTGGTGTCAAATTCAGGTGGCTCTTGATATGTATTAAGACTGAGTCCAGGAGTATATACAATCCTCGCGATTTCAACTCCACAATTCGATCCGAAGTTCGATCTTTCGAGCTCAGTTTTCATAAGAAGCATTTGGATATGGTTCTCAATTCCTACTTTCCATACATATTGAAGGAATCAGTATCCTTGATACAAGAGAAGAAGACTTTGAAGCTCTTCACCGTCGATTTCGAAAAAATGTTTGGGAAGATGAGCGATGCCTGGTCATCAATCAGCCTTGATCATCCATCAACTTTTGATACGATCGCCATGGACTCGGAACTAAAGAGCAAAATTTTGGAAGATCTTAAAAGGTTTGTCAGGAGGAGGGATTATTACAAGAAGGTCGGGAAGGCTTGGAAGCGCGGATACTTGCTGTACGGACCTCCTGGTACGGGTAAATCGAGTTTGATCGCCGCCATAGCTAACTATTTGAACTTCGATATATATGATTTGGAGCTCACGGAACTCCGGTGCAACTCCGAGCTGAGGAGGTTGCTGCTTGCGACAGCCAATCGATCAATTCTGGTGGTGGAGGATATTGACTGTACGATTCAGTTGCAAGATCGTTCGGCAGAAAGCCAAGTCATGAATCCACGCTCATTTCAGTTCGAGAAACAG GTGACGCTTTCAGGATTGTTGAATTTTATCGATGGACTTTGGTCAAGCTGCGGTGACGAGCGAATCATAATATTCACAACAAACCACAAAGACAAGCTGGATCCTGCTTTGCTGCGTCCAGGGCGTATGGACATGCACATTCACATGTCATATTGCACTCCATATGGGTTCAAAATTTTAGCTGCCAACTACCTTGGAATAATAAACCATTACCTATTCAGTTACATTGAAAATCTCATTCAAACTACTGAAGTCACCCCAGCTGAAGTGGCCGAGCATCTACTCCAAAGTGATGAGCCTGAAAAGGCACTCAGAGATTTGATTAAATTCCTCGAAGTGAAGAAGGAAGAGGCTAGggttcaaaaagaaaaagaagaactagaagaagaagaagaggaagaagaggaagaagaggaggaagaa
- the LOC100259055 gene encoding abscisic acid 8'-hydroxylase 3 isoform X1 yields the protein MINLPRNKLVFLVQNHIEIMMVAVFSLGVMLIVQKALRRLTSEKSVIPGRLGLPLLGETFSFLSATGSTKGCYDFVRLRRLWHGKWFKTRIFGKVHVFVPTTDGAKTIFANDLVLFNKGYVKSMADVVGKKSLLCVPQESHKRIRRLLSDPFSMNSLSKFVMEFDNMLYQRLNKLEEGGKSFVVFDFCMKIAFDAICNRLISVTEAPLLQEIERDCTYVSNAMLSFPLMIPGTRYYKGIKARKRLMETFGEMISSRRSGKEYSDDFLQSMLQRDSYPPSEKLEDSEIMDNLLTLIIAGQTTTAAAMMWSVKFLDENEEVQDRLREEQLSIIRNKAEGALLTLEDLNSMCYGLQVVKETLRMSNVLLWFPRVALNDCRIEGFEIKKGWHLNIDATYIHFDHSLYKDPIQFNPSRFDVEVPKPYSFMPFGSGPRTCLGINMAKMTMLVFLSRLTSGFKWRVDDRDPCLEKKAHIPRLRSGCPITLRTLKKRDII from the exons ATGATTAATCTACCTAGGAACAAGCTTGTCTTCCTTGTACAGAACCATATCGAAATTATGATGGTTGCAGTGTTCTCCTTAGGAGTAATGCTTATTGTCCAAAAAGCATTGAGAAGATTAACAAGTGAGAAAAGTGTTATTCCTGGTCGTCTGGGGTTGCCGCTTCTGGGTGAAACCTTCTCTTTTCTATCAGCCACTGGTAGTACAAAAGGATGCTATGATTTTGTGAGGCTAAGACGACTGTG GCATGGGAAATGGTTCAAGACAAGGATATTTGGCAAGGTCCATGTGTTTGTCCCAACTACTGATGGAGCAAAAACGATTTTCGCTAATGATTTGGTGCTTTTCAATAAGGGTTATGTGAAATCAATGGCAGATGTTGTAGGCAAGAAGAGCTTGCTATGTGTTCCTCAAGAGAGTCACAAAAGGATTAGGCGTCTTCTATCAGATCCTTTCTCCATGAATTCTTTGTCCAAGTTTGTCATGGAATTCGACAACATGCTGTACCAAAGACTCAACAAATTAGAAGAAGGGGGGAAAAGCTTTGTAGTGTTCGACTTCTGTATGAAG ATAGCATTTGATGCAATATGCAACAGGCTAATAAGTGTCACCGAGGCTCCCTTGCTACAAGAGATTGAGAGAGACTGTACGTATGTTTCCAATGCTATGTTGTCATTTCCTCTCATGATCCCTGGCACCAGATACTACAAAGGTATCAAG GCAAGAAAACGTCTAATGGAAACCTTTGGAGAGATGATTAGCAGCAGGCGAAGTGGAAAGGAGTACTCTGATGACTTCTTGCAGTCCATGTTACAACGGGATTCATACCCGCCCAGTGAAAAGCTTGAAGACTCAGAGATTATGGATAACCTATTAACACTGATAATTGCAGGACAAACCACCACTGCGGCTGCAATGATGTGGAGTGTCAAGTTCTTGGATGAAAACGAAGAAGTCCAGGATAGGCTAAGG GAAGAGCAACTGTCAATAATCAGAAACAAAGCAGAAGGAGCCTTACTTACCCTTGAAGATCTAAACAGCATGTGCTATGGCTTACAG GTTGTGAAGGAAACATTGAGAATGTCAAATGTTTTATTGTGGTTTCCTCGTGTTGCACTTAATGACTGCAGAATTGAAG gttttgaaataaagaaaggatGGCACCTCAACATTGATGCGACTTACATACACTTCGACCATAGTCTGTACAAGGACCCTATACAATTCAATCCTTCGAGATTTGATGTA GAAGTGCCAAAGCCATACAGCTTCATGCCTTTTGGATCAGGACCAAGAACCTGCCTAGGAATTAATATGGCCAAAATGACAATGTTGGTGTTCTTAAGCCGGCTGACCAGTGGATTCAA GTGGAGAGTCGATGATCGAGATCCTTGCCTAGAAAAGAAGGCACACATTCCTAGACTGAGAAGTGGCTGCCCCATAACCTTAAGGACCCTAAAGAAGAGGGATATCATATAA
- the LOC100259055 gene encoding abscisic acid 8'-hydroxylase 3 isoform X2, translated as MINLPRNKLVFLVQNHIEIMMVAVFSLGVMLIVQKALRRLTSEKSVIPGRLGLPLLGETFSFLSATGSTKGCYDFVRLRRLWHGKWFKTRIFGKVHVFVPTTDGAKTIFANDLVLFNKGYVKSMADVVGKKSLLCVPQESHKRIRRLLSDPFSMNSLSKFVMEFDNMLYQRLNKLEEGGKSFVVFDFCMKIAFDAICNRLISVTEAPLLQEIERDCTYVSNAMLSFPLMIPGTRYYKGIKARKRLMETFGEMISSRRSGKEYSDDFLQSMLQRDSYPPSEKLEDSEIMDNLLTLIIAGQTTTAAAMMWSVKFLDENEEVQDRLREEQLSIIRNKAEGALLTLEDLNSMCYGLQVVKETLRMSNVLLWFPRVALNDCRIEGFEIKKGWHLNIDATYIHFDHSLYKDPIQFNPSRFDEVPKPYSFMPFGSGPRTCLGINMAKMTMLVFLSRLTSGFKWRVDDRDPCLEKKAHIPRLRSGCPITLRTLKKRDII; from the exons ATGATTAATCTACCTAGGAACAAGCTTGTCTTCCTTGTACAGAACCATATCGAAATTATGATGGTTGCAGTGTTCTCCTTAGGAGTAATGCTTATTGTCCAAAAAGCATTGAGAAGATTAACAAGTGAGAAAAGTGTTATTCCTGGTCGTCTGGGGTTGCCGCTTCTGGGTGAAACCTTCTCTTTTCTATCAGCCACTGGTAGTACAAAAGGATGCTATGATTTTGTGAGGCTAAGACGACTGTG GCATGGGAAATGGTTCAAGACAAGGATATTTGGCAAGGTCCATGTGTTTGTCCCAACTACTGATGGAGCAAAAACGATTTTCGCTAATGATTTGGTGCTTTTCAATAAGGGTTATGTGAAATCAATGGCAGATGTTGTAGGCAAGAAGAGCTTGCTATGTGTTCCTCAAGAGAGTCACAAAAGGATTAGGCGTCTTCTATCAGATCCTTTCTCCATGAATTCTTTGTCCAAGTTTGTCATGGAATTCGACAACATGCTGTACCAAAGACTCAACAAATTAGAAGAAGGGGGGAAAAGCTTTGTAGTGTTCGACTTCTGTATGAAG ATAGCATTTGATGCAATATGCAACAGGCTAATAAGTGTCACCGAGGCTCCCTTGCTACAAGAGATTGAGAGAGACTGTACGTATGTTTCCAATGCTATGTTGTCATTTCCTCTCATGATCCCTGGCACCAGATACTACAAAGGTATCAAG GCAAGAAAACGTCTAATGGAAACCTTTGGAGAGATGATTAGCAGCAGGCGAAGTGGAAAGGAGTACTCTGATGACTTCTTGCAGTCCATGTTACAACGGGATTCATACCCGCCCAGTGAAAAGCTTGAAGACTCAGAGATTATGGATAACCTATTAACACTGATAATTGCAGGACAAACCACCACTGCGGCTGCAATGATGTGGAGTGTCAAGTTCTTGGATGAAAACGAAGAAGTCCAGGATAGGCTAAGG GAAGAGCAACTGTCAATAATCAGAAACAAAGCAGAAGGAGCCTTACTTACCCTTGAAGATCTAAACAGCATGTGCTATGGCTTACAG GTTGTGAAGGAAACATTGAGAATGTCAAATGTTTTATTGTGGTTTCCTCGTGTTGCACTTAATGACTGCAGAATTGAAG gttttgaaataaagaaaggatGGCACCTCAACATTGATGCGACTTACATACACTTCGACCATAGTCTGTACAAGGACCCTATACAATTCAATCCTTCGAGATTTGAT GAAGTGCCAAAGCCATACAGCTTCATGCCTTTTGGATCAGGACCAAGAACCTGCCTAGGAATTAATATGGCCAAAATGACAATGTTGGTGTTCTTAAGCCGGCTGACCAGTGGATTCAA GTGGAGAGTCGATGATCGAGATCCTTGCCTAGAAAAGAAGGCACACATTCCTAGACTGAGAAGTGGCTGCCCCATAACCTTAAGGACCCTAAAGAAGAGGGATATCATATAA
- the LOC100259055 gene encoding abscisic acid 8'-hydroxylase 3 isoform X3: MINLPRNKLVFLVQNHIEIMMVAVFSLGVMLIVQKALRRLTSEKSVIPGRLGLPLLGETFSFLSATGSTKGCYDFVRLRRLWHGKWFKTRIFGKVHVFVPTTDGAKTIFANDLVLFNKGYVKSMADVVGKKSLLCVPQESHKRIRRLLSDPFSMNSLSKFVMEFDNMLYQRLNKLEEGGKSFVVFDFCMKIAFDAICNRLISVTEAPLLQEIERDCTYVSNAMLSFPLMIPGTRYYKGIKARKRLMETFGEMISSRRSGKEYSDDFLQSMLQRDSYPPSEKLEDSEIMDNLLTLIIAGQTTTAAAMMWSVKFLDENEEVQDRLREEQLSIIRNKAEGALLTLEDLNSMCYGLQETLRMSNVLLWFPRVALNDCRIEGFEIKKGWHLNIDATYIHFDHSLYKDPIQFNPSRFDVEVPKPYSFMPFGSGPRTCLGINMAKMTMLVFLSRLTSGFKWRVDDRDPCLEKKAHIPRLRSGCPITLRTLKKRDII; encoded by the exons ATGATTAATCTACCTAGGAACAAGCTTGTCTTCCTTGTACAGAACCATATCGAAATTATGATGGTTGCAGTGTTCTCCTTAGGAGTAATGCTTATTGTCCAAAAAGCATTGAGAAGATTAACAAGTGAGAAAAGTGTTATTCCTGGTCGTCTGGGGTTGCCGCTTCTGGGTGAAACCTTCTCTTTTCTATCAGCCACTGGTAGTACAAAAGGATGCTATGATTTTGTGAGGCTAAGACGACTGTG GCATGGGAAATGGTTCAAGACAAGGATATTTGGCAAGGTCCATGTGTTTGTCCCAACTACTGATGGAGCAAAAACGATTTTCGCTAATGATTTGGTGCTTTTCAATAAGGGTTATGTGAAATCAATGGCAGATGTTGTAGGCAAGAAGAGCTTGCTATGTGTTCCTCAAGAGAGTCACAAAAGGATTAGGCGTCTTCTATCAGATCCTTTCTCCATGAATTCTTTGTCCAAGTTTGTCATGGAATTCGACAACATGCTGTACCAAAGACTCAACAAATTAGAAGAAGGGGGGAAAAGCTTTGTAGTGTTCGACTTCTGTATGAAG ATAGCATTTGATGCAATATGCAACAGGCTAATAAGTGTCACCGAGGCTCCCTTGCTACAAGAGATTGAGAGAGACTGTACGTATGTTTCCAATGCTATGTTGTCATTTCCTCTCATGATCCCTGGCACCAGATACTACAAAGGTATCAAG GCAAGAAAACGTCTAATGGAAACCTTTGGAGAGATGATTAGCAGCAGGCGAAGTGGAAAGGAGTACTCTGATGACTTCTTGCAGTCCATGTTACAACGGGATTCATACCCGCCCAGTGAAAAGCTTGAAGACTCAGAGATTATGGATAACCTATTAACACTGATAATTGCAGGACAAACCACCACTGCGGCTGCAATGATGTGGAGTGTCAAGTTCTTGGATGAAAACGAAGAAGTCCAGGATAGGCTAAGG GAAGAGCAACTGTCAATAATCAGAAACAAAGCAGAAGGAGCCTTACTTACCCTTGAAGATCTAAACAGCATGTGCTATGGCTTACAG GAAACATTGAGAATGTCAAATGTTTTATTGTGGTTTCCTCGTGTTGCACTTAATGACTGCAGAATTGAAG gttttgaaataaagaaaggatGGCACCTCAACATTGATGCGACTTACATACACTTCGACCATAGTCTGTACAAGGACCCTATACAATTCAATCCTTCGAGATTTGATGTA GAAGTGCCAAAGCCATACAGCTTCATGCCTTTTGGATCAGGACCAAGAACCTGCCTAGGAATTAATATGGCCAAAATGACAATGTTGGTGTTCTTAAGCCGGCTGACCAGTGGATTCAA GTGGAGAGTCGATGATCGAGATCCTTGCCTAGAAAAGAAGGCACACATTCCTAGACTGAGAAGTGGCTGCCCCATAACCTTAAGGACCCTAAAGAAGAGGGATATCATATAA